A single window of Leptospira wolffii serovar Khorat str. Khorat-H2 DNA harbors:
- a CDS encoding SpoIIE family protein phosphatase produces MDPFYFNFYVFGSLLASLFSLYVTFFFLTIKEKSKAAFHLGLSTLSTTLFHFGYALGFISFDEWTVFHRWIVIPLPMVGYVQLAIFFFYFPTPRKTNIGIPIYILMYLGVILMGGFYIINSLQTSRSFVMGSHYWEFETHYFYRIFSLSVFAYNLIFLSIGIWRAIVEKGAERRSVIYITVAYLVVTVVPGITNAMSRDGSISRATYQQTADILLVLGLFLVLIIYVNATKERTTILSRIVAVTMATFLLAFQLVGFAILNGYDSSYDSIKRQEAKLVVNEGERPDGFAYLASYDPSNRSFSIEKGNKDPRSEEEDRLELRFFHVARGLTSLGNIPAKERWEKSKEILQSSPKEFYAYQEGLRQFLDSKNAEKVSDEDLTQFFRFLNRKLKVVKNKYSHLPSKADKNAVLKLFQTQEVGLNAFLSKVQSRIENDWKENKTEDEIGKDIVFSMSPIREVGERIYRGTKIYNPGDPKPLFYVSYLVVSPKDGKVYEVGFTYKSLRAFIHEPSLVLIASLLIVMLVISFGFRYFFQNALVRPMDEVVVGLTEVNSGNLDYRLIPRVEDEIGFIARSFNRMARSIQAARKRLEQYADELEEKVKERTKELEQTLGEVRELKQQQDGDYFLTSLLIKPLGANNAVQENVKVDFLLEQKKKFTFRRYHDEIGGDLNISNHIKLKDRSYTVFLNADAMGKSMQGAGGALVLGAVFESIIERTRLVDTMKDQSPERWLKNAFTELHKVFESFDGSMLVSSVMGLVDDEVGILYFINAEHPWTVLYRDGIASFIEDELMFRKLGTTGMEGSIFIKTFQLEPGDIIIAGSDGRDDILIGTDEEGGRIINDDEKLFLRVVEEGKSDLQSIYKILLSKGPLTDDLSLIRLSFKEADPEQKLHDEQKIRVKELLKKARDTSQNKDIEEAISYLEEAESLDSRIPEVKKNFVKLFLKLKNYTKAARYAEDYLNIKPVDKEILYVASYSARKAGQLHKALDFGERLRLREPEHFKNLMNLAQVYIALKNYERAMTMVHSALRLDPDNEAVLKIRDVLKRNWSGKEEDAG; encoded by the coding sequence ATGGACCCATTTTACTTTAATTTTTACGTTTTCGGATCCTTATTAGCTTCGCTATTCTCCCTCTACGTAACATTCTTCTTTCTGACCATAAAGGAAAAAAGCAAAGCCGCATTCCATCTCGGGCTATCCACATTATCCACGACTCTTTTTCATTTCGGTTACGCATTAGGATTCATATCTTTCGACGAATGGACCGTTTTTCATAGATGGATCGTGATTCCACTACCCATGGTCGGCTACGTACAATTGGCCATCTTCTTCTTTTACTTTCCCACTCCTAGGAAAACGAATATAGGGATTCCGATTTATATTCTGATGTATTTGGGAGTGATTTTGATGGGAGGTTTTTATATAATCAACTCCCTTCAAACAAGTCGAAGCTTCGTGATGGGAAGCCATTATTGGGAATTCGAGACCCATTATTTTTATCGAATTTTTTCCTTAAGCGTTTTTGCATATAATTTGATTTTTCTATCGATCGGTATCTGGAGGGCGATTGTAGAAAAAGGAGCGGAACGCAGATCCGTTATATACATTACCGTAGCGTATTTGGTAGTCACGGTCGTTCCCGGAATCACGAACGCGATGAGTCGGGACGGATCGATTAGCCGGGCGACTTACCAACAAACGGCCGATATTCTCCTGGTCTTGGGATTATTTTTGGTACTGATTATCTACGTAAACGCCACTAAGGAAAGAACCACGATTTTAAGCAGAATCGTGGCGGTTACTATGGCGACCTTTTTGCTGGCCTTCCAGTTGGTGGGTTTCGCAATCCTGAACGGGTACGATTCTTCTTACGATTCCATAAAAAGGCAGGAAGCCAAGTTGGTGGTGAACGAAGGGGAAAGACCGGACGGGTTCGCATATCTTGCTTCCTACGATCCTTCGAATCGTTCTTTCTCTATCGAAAAGGGAAACAAGGATCCCAGATCGGAAGAAGAGGACCGACTTGAATTACGTTTTTTTCATGTGGCCCGCGGGCTCACTAGTTTGGGAAATATTCCGGCAAAAGAAAGATGGGAAAAATCGAAAGAGATTCTCCAATCTTCGCCTAAGGAATTTTACGCATACCAGGAGGGCCTGCGACAGTTCCTGGATTCCAAAAATGCGGAGAAGGTTTCCGACGAGGACCTCACTCAATTCTTTCGCTTTTTGAATCGTAAGCTCAAGGTGGTAAAAAACAAATATTCTCACCTGCCTTCCAAAGCCGATAAGAATGCGGTCCTCAAGTTGTTCCAAACCCAGGAAGTAGGTTTGAACGCTTTCCTATCCAAGGTGCAATCTCGTATAGAGAACGATTGGAAGGAAAATAAGACCGAGGACGAGATCGGAAAAGATATCGTATTTTCGATGTCTCCCATTCGGGAAGTAGGAGAGAGAATCTATCGCGGGACTAAAATCTACAATCCGGGAGATCCTAAACCGCTTTTTTACGTTTCTTATCTGGTGGTTTCTCCAAAGGACGGAAAGGTCTATGAAGTCGGCTTTACTTATAAATCTCTGCGCGCATTCATCCACGAACCGTCTCTAGTACTTATCGCTTCTCTGCTGATCGTGATGCTTGTGATCAGTTTCGGATTCAGATATTTCTTCCAGAACGCTTTGGTGAGACCCATGGACGAGGTCGTGGTCGGCTTAACGGAAGTGAATTCCGGAAATTTGGATTATAGATTGATTCCGAGAGTGGAGGACGAGATCGGATTTATCGCTCGTTCTTTCAATCGCATGGCTAGGTCCATCCAAGCCGCCAGAAAGCGATTGGAACAGTACGCCGACGAGCTCGAAGAAAAAGTCAAAGAGCGCACGAAGGAATTGGAGCAGACTCTCGGAGAAGTGAGAGAATTGAAGCAACAGCAGGATGGTGATTATTTCCTCACCTCTCTGTTGATCAAACCTTTGGGAGCGAATAATGCGGTCCAAGAGAACGTTAAGGTCGATTTCCTCCTCGAGCAAAAGAAGAAATTCACCTTCCGAAGATATCATGACGAGATCGGTGGAGACCTGAATATCTCCAACCATATAAAACTTAAAGATCGTTCCTATACCGTTTTTCTAAATGCGGACGCGATGGGAAAATCCATGCAAGGAGCGGGGGGCGCGCTGGTTCTAGGAGCCGTCTTCGAATCCATCATAGAGAGAACCCGACTCGTGGATACTATGAAGGATCAATCTCCGGAGAGATGGCTGAAAAACGCATTTACGGAGTTGCATAAGGTTTTCGAAAGTTTCGACGGCTCCATGCTCGTTTCTTCGGTGATGGGTTTGGTGGATGACGAGGTCGGAATATTATACTTTATTAATGCAGAACATCCCTGGACAGTCCTTTACAGGGACGGAATCGCCAGCTTTATAGAGGACGAGTTGATGTTCCGTAAATTGGGTACTACCGGTATGGAGGGCAGCATTTTCATCAAAACTTTTCAATTGGAGCCGGGAGATATTATTATCGCCGGATCCGACGGAAGGGACGATATCCTGATCGGTACCGACGAAGAAGGCGGAAGGATCATCAACGACGACGAGAAATTATTCCTAAGAGTCGTGGAAGAGGGAAAATCCGATTTACAGTCCATTTATAAGATCCTGCTTTCTAAAGGGCCTTTGACGGACGATCTTTCTTTGATAAGACTCTCTTTCAAGGAAGCGGATCCCGAGCAGAAGTTACACGACGAGCAAAAGATTCGAGTGAAGGAACTTCTTAAAAAGGCCAGGGACACTTCCCAAAACAAGGATATCGAAGAAGCGATCTCTTATTTGGAGGAAGCCGAATCCTTGGATAGTAGGATCCCAGAAGTTAAGAAGAATTTCGTAAAACTTTTTCTGAAGCTCAAGAATTATACCAAGGCCGCCCGTTATGCGGAAGATTACCTGAATATCAAACCCGTGGATAAAGAAATTTTATATGTGGCTTCTTATTCCGCCAGAAAAGCGGGACAATTGCATAAAGCTTTGGATTTCGGGGAAAGGTTGAGACTTAGGGAACCGGAACATTTCAAGAATCTAATGAATCTAGCTCAGGTTTACATCGCTCTTAAAAATTACGAAAGAGCCATGACCATGGTTCATTCCGCTCTTAGGCTGGATCCGGATAACGAAGCCGTTCTGAAAATCCGAGACGTTCTAAAGAGGAACTGGTCCGGAAAGGAAGAAGACGCCGGTTAA
- a CDS encoding NAD-dependent succinate-semialdehyde dehydrogenase — protein sequence MNTPSLANSSLFRTSAYYSGHWKSFSKEIEVTDPATGERIGSIPDLPREEVRSAIRFAEKEQAIWSKIVPKQRARLLRNWADLMTHNKEDLAKIMTWEQGKPLAESRGEIDYAASYLEWFSEEAKRTYGDLIPTHRSDLRLMAWKEPIGVSGILTPWNFPSSMITRKIGPALAVGCVVISKPSELTPFSALALAVLAQEAGIPPGVFQVVTGMPEPIADEFLENPSVKKISFTGSTRVGKILLEKAAKQIKRVSLELGGNAPFIVFEDCDLEAAIKGAIASKFRNTGQTCVCTNRFLVEESIAEAFATSLQEEVSKFKVGNGFSEGINQGPLIHAAALKKVDAHVKDAISKGGKVLLGGKPHSLGGSFYEPTVIMNVSEDSLCFQEETFGPVAPIRTFKTEEEALRIANGVSVGLASYLYSNDPARIWRICESLEAGMVAVNEGILSTEQVPFGGVKESGLGREGSKYGIEEYQEIKYVCWGGHASS from the coding sequence ATGAATACTCCCAGCTTGGCAAATTCTTCCTTATTCCGAACTTCCGCCTACTATTCGGGACATTGGAAATCGTTTTCGAAGGAGATCGAAGTAACGGATCCGGCCACGGGAGAAAGGATTGGTAGTATCCCCGATTTACCCAGAGAAGAGGTGCGCTCCGCGATTCGTTTTGCGGAGAAGGAGCAGGCGATCTGGTCCAAAATCGTTCCCAAACAAAGGGCAAGGTTACTCAGAAATTGGGCGGATCTTATGACCCATAACAAGGAAGATCTCGCAAAGATCATGACTTGGGAGCAAGGGAAACCTTTGGCGGAATCCAGGGGTGAGATCGACTATGCGGCGTCTTACCTGGAGTGGTTTTCCGAGGAAGCAAAACGCACCTATGGGGATTTGATTCCGACCCATCGCAGCGATCTGCGTTTAATGGCCTGGAAGGAACCGATCGGAGTCTCGGGAATTTTAACCCCCTGGAATTTTCCTTCGTCGATGATCACTAGAAAGATCGGTCCCGCCCTGGCTGTGGGATGTGTCGTCATTTCTAAACCTTCCGAATTGACTCCTTTTTCGGCTCTGGCTCTTGCGGTTCTCGCTCAAGAGGCGGGAATTCCTCCCGGAGTATTTCAAGTAGTCACCGGAATGCCGGAACCCATCGCAGATGAATTTCTGGAAAATCCTTCCGTCAAAAAGATCAGTTTCACCGGTTCCACAAGAGTGGGGAAAATTCTTCTGGAGAAAGCGGCCAAGCAGATCAAACGAGTCTCTCTGGAGCTGGGAGGAAATGCTCCGTTTATAGTATTTGAGGATTGCGATCTGGAAGCTGCGATCAAAGGAGCAATCGCATCAAAGTTTCGTAATACAGGACAGACTTGCGTTTGCACCAACCGCTTTCTTGTGGAGGAATCGATTGCTGAAGCCTTTGCAACAAGTTTGCAAGAGGAAGTTTCCAAATTCAAAGTAGGAAACGGATTTTCGGAAGGAATCAACCAAGGACCTTTGATTCATGCCGCTGCTCTCAAGAAAGTGGATGCTCATGTAAAGGATGCGATTTCGAAGGGAGGAAAGGTTTTACTAGGCGGAAAACCCCATTCTTTAGGAGGAAGTTTTTACGAGCCGACGGTAATCATGAATGTCTCTGAGGACTCCTTGTGTTTTCAGGAGGAAACTTTCGGACCCGTCGCTCCCATTCGGACTTTTAAGACGGAGGAAGAAGCCTTGCGTATAGCAAACGGAGTTTCCGTGGGACTAGCCTCGTATCTTTACTCCAACGATCCCGCTCGGATTTGGAGGATCTGCGAGTCCCTAGAGGCAGGAATGGTTGCCGTAAACGAAGGAATCTTATCCACGGAGCAGGTCCCTTTCGGCGGAGTAAAGGAATCCGGTCTGGGAAGGGAGGGCTCGAAATACGGAATCGAGGAATACCAGGAAATAAAATATGTCTGCTGGGGAGGTCATGCCAGTTCCTGA